From Amia ocellicauda isolate fAmiCal2 chromosome 12, fAmiCal2.hap1, whole genome shotgun sequence, a single genomic window includes:
- the LOC136764716 gene encoding RNA-binding protein lark, producing the protein MVKIFVGNVNTSTTEPELRTLFEQYGEVTDCDILKNYGFVHMEKEEEAQQAIGALHKHELNGSRITVEYATTKMRNATKIYVGNVPEGATAGKIKELFQRYGKVVECDIVKNYAFVHMQRENEALEAIQELNHSKLDGQKIFVSLSRSNPVKDGHDDFPPPPPPHHHPYPPHHHPHHPHPPHHHPHHHPHYLPPPPPPGEFYPPRGGRLPPPPPPPLPPPPPRAYYERELYERSPRYDPYAAASAAGASPSSSRFYARDAYERRLPPPPPRPPSPPLYSSSSANYRDRSPLGSRRTLLPPPPPPPSAGAYSRSYARSREFGGGLVPSRYSLGSGFDKDDYFDKYSNGFSRGY; encoded by the coding sequence ATGGTGAAGATCTTCGTGGGCAACGTGAACACCTCCACGACCGAACCAGAGCTGCGCACGCTGTTCGAGCAGTATGGCGAAGTGACGGACTGCGACATCCTGAAGAACTATGGCTTCGTGCACAtggagaaagaggaggaggcGCAGCAGGCCATCGGGGCACTGCACAAGCACGAGCTCAACGGCTCGCGCATCACCGTGGAGTACGCCACCACTAAGATGCGCAACGCTACCAAGATCTACGTGGGCAATGTGCCCGAGGGCGCCACGGCGGGCAAGATCAAGGAGCTGTTCCAGCGCTACGGGAAGGTGGTGGAGTGCGACATCGTCAAGAACTACGCCTTCGTGCACATGCAGCGTGAGAACGAGGCCCTGGAGGCCATCCAGGAGCTCAACCACTCCAAGCTGGATGGGCAGAAGATCTTCGTGTCGCTCTCCCGCAGCAACCCAGTGAAGGACGGCCACGATGACTtccccccgcccccacccccacaccacCACCCCTACCCGCcacaccaccacccccaccacccgCACCCTCCTCACCACCACCCTCACCACCACCCACACTACCTGCCCCCGCCACCACCCCCCGGGGAGTTCTACCCCCCCCGTGGCGGCCGCCTGccacccccgcccccaccccccctacCGCCCCCCCCGCCACGCGCCTACTACGAGCGCGAGCTGTATGAGAGGAGCCCCCGCTACGACCCCTACGCTGCCGCCTCCGCTGCCGGTgcctccccttcctcctcccGCTTCTACGCCCGCGACGCCTACGAGCGCCGTCTACCCCCACCGCCTCCccggcccccctcccccccactctactcctcctcctccgccaaCTACCGAGACCGCAGCCCTTTGGGCAGCCGCCGCACCCTGCTGCCCCCTCCGCCACCGCCCCCCTCTGCCGGGGCCTACAGCCGCAGCTACGCTCGCAGCCGGGAGTTCGGTGGGGGGCTTGTGCCCTCTCGGTACTCCCTGGGCTCTGGGTTTGACAAGGATGATTACTTTGACAAATACAGCAATGGCTTCAGCAGGGGTTACTGA